In Triticum urartu cultivar G1812 chromosome 6, Tu2.1, whole genome shotgun sequence, the following proteins share a genomic window:
- the LOC125512999 gene encoding uncharacterized protein LOC125512999 has translation MSAIVGHDDGSPPSPLHLLEVTVISAQDLHRRHRLSHRVRAYAVAWIDGTRKLRTEVDLAGGADPTWNDRFLFRVDAGFLKSETAAVVVEVRATRRFGSDVVLGRTGIVVSTFVRVHSSRLTAAPAVAVAPTGRQVAALQLRRPRSLRPQGVLNVAVTLLGAAQARAVAPIYHMPGSPDAFAMKDLVAMRPAPFLSEITEEGAAEERGLEYYARRQRPLVEHSGPLDPRGAAIEQSKLAMKLEKWRVDLSPDHGDHDGRGGGKSGRWLRRTSCFGRQESWER, from the coding sequence ATGTCGGCGATAGTGGGGCACGACGACGGCTCGCCGCCGTCCCCGCTCCACCTGCTGGAGGTCACGGTCATCTCCGCGCAGGACCTGCACCGGCGCCACCGGCTCAGCCACCGGGTGCGCGCGTACGCCGTGGCGTGGATCGACGGCACGCGGAAGCTGCGCACGGAGGTCGACCTCGCCGGCGGGGCCGACCCGACGTGGAACGACCGGTTCCTCTTCCGCGTGGACGCCGGGTTCCTCAAGTCGGAgaccgccgccgtcgtcgtcgagGTGCGCGCGACCCGGAGGTTTGGCTCTGATGTTGTCCTTGGACGCACGGGGATCGTGGTGAGCACCTTCGTGCGCGTGCACTCGTCCAGGCTCACTGCTGCTCCTGCGGTGGCGGTGGCGCCCACCGGCCGGCAGGTGGCGGCGCTGCAGCTCAGGCGCCCGCGGTCGCTCCGGCCGCAGGGCGTGCTCAACGTGGCGGTGACGCTGCTGGGCGCCGCCCAGGCGCGCGCCGTGGCGCCCATCTACCACATGCCGGGGTCGCCGGACGCGTTCGCCATGAAGGACCTCGTGGCGATGAGGCCGGCGCCGTTCCTGTCCGAGATCACGGAGGAGGGCGCGGCCGAGGAGAGGGGTCTGGAGTACTACGCGCGCCGCCAGCGGCCGTTGGTTGAGCACTCCGGGCCGCTGGACCCGAGGGGCGCCGCCATCGAGCAGAGCAAGCTGGCCATGAAGCTGGAGAAGTGGAGGGTGGATCTGTCCCCGGACCACGGGGATCATGACGGTCGCGGCGGCGGCAAGTCAGGGAGGTGGCTGCGCCGGACCTCCTGCTTCGGCCGCCAGGAGAGCTGGGAAAGGTAA